Proteins from a single region of Leptospiraceae bacterium:
- a CDS encoding PilZ domain-containing protein, with translation MAEARQLFNQSFTVFDPKKQKRKKARVRLNTPGAFYLNSNKQRLTNCHLVDLGTGGLTIQVGSPLYIGDRITVEFQLNSQVLKISGVVARATGKDYVVRYEELPPFESGVIQDYIHKVFFRDDKNKDKPK, from the coding sequence ATGGCAGAAGCAAGACAATTATTCAATCAATCGTTTACGGTTTTTGATCCAAAAAAACAGAAACGCAAGAAGGCAAGAGTACGCTTAAATACACCAGGGGCTTTTTACTTAAATTCAAACAAACAACGATTGACAAATTGCCATTTGGTTGACTTAGGCACTGGCGGTCTGACAATTCAAGTAGGAAGTCCTCTCTATATTGGTGACCGAATCACGGTCGAGTTTCAGTTAAATAGTCAGGTATTAAAAATTTCGGGCGTAGTTGCGCGAGCGACAGGAAAAGACTACGTTGTTCGTTATGAAGAGTTGCCACCATTTGAATCAGGGGTAATTCAAGATTATATCCACAAAGTATTTTTCCGAGATGATAAAAATAAAGATAAACCTAAGTGA
- a CDS encoding MaoC family dehydratase, giving the protein MLYFEDLEVGQKFELGKYQVTKEEIIRFAKEFDPQPFHIDEEAAKSSLYGSLIASGWHTNSIYMKLFVETMMTKAAGMGSPGLDELRWKKPVFPNDTLTGLFTILEKKPFRGHLGLIKASNDLINQDGKVVLNFIGLMLFAKKPA; this is encoded by the coding sequence ATGCTTTACTTTGAAGATTTAGAAGTTGGACAGAAGTTTGAGTTAGGAAAATACCAAGTCACAAAAGAAGAAATCATTCGATTCGCAAAAGAGTTTGACCCTCAACCATTTCATATTGACGAAGAGGCAGCAAAATCCTCTTTGTACGGTTCTCTGATTGCAAGTGGTTGGCATACCAATTCCATTTACATGAAGCTATTCGTCGAAACCATGATGACAAAAGCTGCCGGAATGGGTTCTCCCGGACTCGACGAACTTCGTTGGAAAAAACCTGTTTTCCCAAACGACACTCTCACCGGACTATTCACTATTCTCGAAAAAAAACCATTTCGCGGACACCTAGGATTAATCAAAGCGAGTAATGATTTAATTAATCAGGATGGGAAAGTCGTTTTGAATTTTATTGGGCTGATGTTATTTGCTAAAAAGCCAGCTTAA
- a CDS encoding SpoIIE family protein phosphatase gives MKANILILGLSKVTANQIKKELQKCTSKNSFEINQFANAEEALKKLGEEFPSIILWEEEKEESSYKQFRQLKKKFPEAVTILISKGKIETIIEETNREGIFRVILIPYKVSELVRHLEEAIHRWQDLQNQKKRITGNDKETLQKELLIAQEIQKNLLPTDSPKWKNLDLACFSESAKNVGGDLYTYFGMQNDRTLISKHLVAVGDVSGKGISAALLMATCLSHIDNSMKLNLKLPERMAYLDSLLVPFTKPQKQNCALCMVELVGVNTNHAFVKVVNAACIPPYIKRKDGKVEWISSKGFALGQGLGVQFGYKENTVGIQKGDMVILVSDGIIEANNEKEELLGFELFQQILESGPVSSSREMLLHIQKQVQKFTNGFEQHDDMTIVVVRYH, from the coding sequence ATGAAAGCAAATATACTCATTCTCGGTTTATCGAAAGTAACCGCAAATCAAATCAAAAAAGAATTACAGAAATGTACATCGAAGAATTCGTTTGAGATAAATCAATTTGCGAATGCAGAAGAAGCTTTAAAGAAGTTAGGAGAAGAGTTTCCATCGATTATTCTCTGGGAAGAAGAAAAAGAGGAAAGTTCTTACAAACAGTTTAGACAACTAAAAAAGAAATTTCCAGAAGCAGTTACGATTTTAATTTCAAAGGGAAAAATAGAAACGATCATCGAAGAGACCAATCGAGAGGGAATATTTCGCGTTATCCTTATCCCCTACAAAGTTTCCGAATTAGTGAGACATTTAGAAGAAGCAATTCATAGATGGCAGGATTTACAAAATCAAAAAAAGAGAATCACTGGAAATGATAAAGAAACTCTACAAAAAGAATTATTAATCGCACAAGAAATTCAAAAAAACCTTTTACCAACGGATTCACCTAAATGGAAAAACCTAGACCTAGCTTGTTTTAGTGAATCTGCTAAAAATGTAGGAGGGGATTTGTATACCTACTTTGGTATGCAAAATGATCGAACTCTTATCAGTAAACACCTAGTAGCCGTTGGAGATGTTTCTGGGAAAGGAATTTCTGCCGCCCTCTTAATGGCGACTTGTCTATCTCATATTGATAATTCGATGAAGCTCAATTTAAAACTTCCAGAGAGAATGGCTTACCTAGATTCGCTGCTTGTTCCATTTACAAAACCACAGAAGCAAAATTGTGCTCTCTGTATGGTAGAACTGGTTGGGGTTAATACGAATCATGCGTTCGTGAAAGTGGTAAATGCCGCTTGTATTCCTCCTTATATCAAAAGAAAAGATGGAAAAGTGGAATGGATTTCTTCTAAAGGATTTGCACTCGGACAGGGGCTTGGGGTGCAATTTGGCTACAAAGAAAATACTGTCGGAATTCAAAAAGGGGATATGGTGATTCTAGTTAGCGACGGAATTATTGAGGCTAATAATGAAAAAGAAGAATTACTCGGATTTGAACTCTTCCAACAAATACTAGAATCCGGACCCGTTAGCTCTTCTCGTGAAATGCTTTTGCATATACAAAAACAGGTTCAAAAGTTTACAAATGGATTTGAACAACATGATGATATGACGATTGTAGTTGTAAGGTATCACTAA
- the rpmA gene encoding 50S ribosomal protein L27 encodes MAHKKGGGSSKNGRDSASQRLGLKRSGGQWVKAGNILMRQRGTTFRAGTNVGIGRDHTLFALVDGIVTFGYFDKKRQKISIVPKAATVAA; translated from the coding sequence ATGGCACATAAAAAAGGTGGCGGTTCATCTAAAAATGGAAGAGATTCAGCGTCGCAAAGACTTGGTCTTAAAAGATCTGGCGGTCAATGGGTAAAAGCTGGAAATATCCTCATGAGACAAAGAGGTACAACTTTCAGAGCAGGTACGAATGTAGGAATTGGTCGTGACCATACTCTATTTGCTTTGGTAGACGGTATTGTAACTTTCGGATACTTCGACAAAAAGAGACAAAAGATATCTATCGTTCCTAAAGCGGCTACTGTAGCGGCTTAG
- a CDS encoding ribosomal-processing cysteine protease Prp — MIIIEIRKDKKGNYTGLISEGHAPDSFGKKGNNILCAAISTLVQTLHLHLKIMSNVSRETIRKGFLELEVSETNKETNLSFEVIMTGIHNLNKQYPEEIQLVESNT, encoded by the coding sequence TTGATTATTATAGAGATTCGAAAAGATAAAAAAGGAAATTATACTGGGCTAATCAGTGAAGGTCATGCACCCGATTCATTTGGAAAAAAAGGAAACAACATCCTTTGTGCAGCAATCTCTACGTTAGTCCAAACATTACATTTACATTTAAAGATTATGTCTAATGTTTCTCGTGAAACAATCCGAAAAGGGTTTCTGGAATTAGAAGTTTCCGAAACAAATAAGGAAACCAATCTTTCTTTTGAAGTGATAATGACTGGAATACACAATTTAAATAAGCAGTACCCTGAAGAGATTCAGTTAGTAGAAAGTAATACTTAG
- the rplU gene encoding 50S ribosomal protein L21 has protein sequence MYAVISLSNQQFKVQKDQVFLAQKSDKPVGTEFDAQILLTAQENKVNIGSPTVSGAKVTLKVLEDVRGEKIDGFKYKRRKNYHRQWGHRQDLQKFQVTNLTF, from the coding sequence ATGTACGCAGTGATTTCACTCAGTAACCAACAATTCAAAGTGCAGAAAGACCAAGTTTTTCTAGCTCAAAAATCCGACAAACCTGTCGGAACAGAGTTTGACGCTCAAATTCTTTTGACAGCACAAGAAAACAAAGTCAATATCGGCTCCCCTACTGTAAGTGGTGCTAAAGTAACTCTCAAAGTTCTAGAAGATGTGAGAGGAGAAAAAATTGACGGATTCAAATACAAAAGAAGAAAAAATTACCATAGACAATGGGGTCATAGACAAGACCTACAAAAGTTTCAAGTAACAAATCTTACCTTTTGA
- the typA gene encoding translational GTPase TypA, translating to MEIRNICIIAHVDHGKTTLLDGILKETGAITSKENRERMMDSNDLEQERGITILAKNTAVQYKGTRINIVDTPGHSDFGGEVERVLNMANCSLLLVDAFDGPMPQTRFVLGKALQLGHRPILVVNKVDRDGARPNKVVDMVFDLFHDLNATDEQMDFPIIFSSAKLGWAVNDVKDAPGKNLEPLLDMVLKHVPLSTGDVSAPLQFQVTSLDYSEYVGRIAIGKIYQGTIKKGQDITLVTMKDKKTSNHKISKLYGFEGLKRHEIESAEAGDIVALAGIPDLFIGDTVCDLGQPLPLPPISVDEPTVSMFFMVNNSPFVGKEGKLVTTRNIRERLDRELQVNVAMRLEETDDKDRFKILGRGELHLSILIENMRREGYELQVSKPEVIYRTAEDGSKLEPYETLVMDMPEKFTGQIISELNRRKGEMTHMDAHDSGITRIEYIIPTRGMIGFRGYFISETRGEGVSTSRFLKYGPFKGEIPGRKNGALISMDSGDTTAYSLWKIQERGALFIDPVVSVYPGMIIGEHSRENDLEVNPCKGKKLTNVRASGTDEAIRLIPPRKLSLEQSIEFLDDDELLEVTPASLRLRKKVLDGALRKRVSK from the coding sequence ATGGAAATAAGAAATATTTGTATCATAGCGCACGTCGACCACGGTAAGACTACTTTATTAGATGGTATTTTAAAAGAGACAGGTGCAATCACTTCAAAAGAAAATCGCGAACGAATGATGGACTCTAATGATTTAGAGCAAGAACGTGGAATCACAATTTTAGCGAAAAATACAGCAGTTCAATACAAAGGCACAAGAATCAATATTGTAGACACTCCGGGTCACTCTGATTTTGGTGGGGAAGTAGAGCGAGTATTGAATATGGCTAATTGTTCTTTGCTTCTTGTAGATGCATTTGACGGACCGATGCCACAGACACGTTTTGTATTAGGCAAAGCACTTCAACTTGGTCATAGACCAATTTTAGTTGTAAACAAAGTGGATCGTGACGGAGCAAGGCCAAATAAAGTGGTCGATATGGTATTTGATTTATTTCATGATTTAAACGCTACTGATGAACAAATGGATTTTCCTATTATCTTTTCCTCAGCGAAACTTGGTTGGGCAGTTAATGATGTAAAGGATGCTCCAGGAAAAAATCTAGAACCGTTACTCGACATGGTATTGAAACATGTTCCTCTCTCCACCGGCGATGTTAGTGCTCCTTTACAATTTCAAGTTACAAGTCTTGATTACAGTGAATACGTTGGACGAATTGCTATCGGAAAAATTTACCAAGGAACTATCAAAAAGGGACAAGATATTACTCTTGTTACAATGAAAGACAAAAAAACTTCTAACCATAAAATTTCTAAGCTTTATGGATTTGAGGGACTTAAACGACATGAAATTGAATCTGCAGAAGCAGGTGATATCGTTGCGTTAGCCGGAATACCAGATTTATTTATTGGTGATACAGTTTGTGATTTAGGTCAACCTTTGCCATTACCTCCAATCTCTGTGGATGAGCCAACTGTATCTATGTTCTTTATGGTAAACAATTCTCCTTTCGTAGGTAAAGAGGGAAAACTTGTTACAACTAGAAATATTCGAGAACGTTTAGACAGAGAATTGCAAGTAAACGTTGCGATGCGTCTAGAAGAAACAGACGATAAAGATCGTTTTAAAATTTTGGGAAGAGGGGAATTACATCTTTCTATCCTAATTGAGAACATGCGTAGAGAAGGATACGAACTTCAAGTTTCTAAACCGGAAGTAATTTATAGAACCGCTGAAGATGGATCTAAGTTAGAACCGTATGAAACGTTAGTTATGGATATGCCTGAAAAATTTACAGGCCAAATCATTTCCGAATTAAATCGTCGTAAAGGTGAAATGACTCATATGGATGCTCACGATTCAGGAATCACTCGTATCGAATACATAATTCCAACGCGTGGAATGATTGGATTTAGAGGGTATTTTATTTCCGAGACAAGAGGCGAAGGCGTTTCAACTTCTCGATTCTTAAAATACGGTCCTTTTAAGGGAGAAATTCCGGGTCGTAAAAATGGTGCGCTTATTTCTATGGACTCTGGGGATACTACTGCTTATTCTCTCTGGAAGATTCAGGAACGGGGAGCATTATTCATTGATCCAGTAGTTTCTGTATATCCAGGAATGATTATAGGAGAACATTCGCGTGAAAATGATTTGGAAGTAAATCCTTGCAAAGGAAAGAAACTAACTAACGTTCGTGCGAGTGGAACCGATGAAGCTATTCGTTTGATTCCTCCTAGAAAGTTATCACTCGAACAATCAATAGAATTTCTGGATGATGATGAGTTGTTAGAAGTAACTCCTGCTTCTTTAAGACTTCGTAAGAAAGTTCTAGACGGAGCACTCAGAAAGAGAGTTAGTAAATAA
- the radA gene encoding DNA repair protein RadA: MKKPVRLFICQSCGQDYSRWAGKCESCGEWNTVVEEISNSERFTKSNKKINLEKYTKPKPITDINEEDYKRIPTGFSELDHVLGGGIVPGSMTLIGGEPGVGKSTLILEMSRNLSKNKKVLYVSGEESAGQISLRAKRMGIDSKNIFISSEIYADNIAAMLENEEPSVAFIDSIQTITRESLPNGAGTVTQLRECSQILLETAKRTNIPIFLIGHITKEGSIAGPKLLEHIVDTVLYFESDKLNYYRLLRGIKNRFGAVGDIAVFEMRANGLTEVKDKHNLFITTNHESRIGSILSVVMEGSRALSVEVQALVSRSSYSQARRTAEGLDNKRLVLLAAVLEKFMGLKMVECDIFCNLAGGLSIDEPSLDLAICTSILSSYIEKTAKQGYAVIGEVGLSGEVRSVSHINIRLKELAGIGIKHLILPKGNINEVHLKDAKIELIGIETVRELEKIF, translated from the coding sequence TTGAAAAAACCAGTTCGACTATTTATTTGTCAATCCTGTGGACAGGATTATTCAAGATGGGCAGGAAAATGTGAATCTTGCGGTGAGTGGAATACCGTTGTAGAAGAAATTTCTAATTCCGAACGTTTCACCAAATCAAATAAAAAAATAAATCTTGAAAAGTATACAAAACCGAAACCAATTACAGATATTAACGAAGAGGATTACAAACGTATACCTACCGGTTTTTCAGAATTAGACCATGTATTAGGGGGGGGAATTGTTCCTGGAAGTATGACATTGATTGGAGGCGAACCCGGAGTAGGCAAATCGACATTAATCTTAGAAATGTCTCGCAATCTTTCGAAAAACAAAAAAGTCCTTTACGTTTCCGGAGAAGAATCAGCCGGCCAAATTAGCCTTCGCGCAAAAAGGATGGGAATTGATTCAAAAAACATTTTCATATCTTCAGAAATCTATGCAGATAATATTGCAGCAATGCTAGAAAATGAAGAACCTAGTGTCGCATTCATTGATTCGATCCAAACGATAACAAGAGAATCACTTCCAAATGGAGCAGGAACAGTAACGCAACTTAGAGAATGTTCTCAAATTCTACTAGAAACAGCAAAAAGAACAAATATACCGATTTTTTTAATAGGTCATATCACAAAAGAAGGTAGTATTGCAGGACCAAAGTTACTCGAACATATCGTTGACACTGTATTATATTTCGAAAGTGACAAACTAAATTATTACAGACTTCTTCGAGGAATCAAAAATCGATTTGGAGCGGTAGGCGATATAGCAGTTTTTGAAATGCGAGCAAATGGACTTACAGAGGTCAAAGATAAACATAATTTATTCATAACCACCAACCACGAAAGTAGAATCGGATCGATTCTATCTGTAGTAATGGAAGGAAGTCGGGCACTCTCTGTAGAAGTACAAGCATTAGTTAGCCGCTCTTCTTACTCCCAAGCGAGAAGAACTGCTGAAGGTTTAGACAATAAAAGATTGGTTCTGCTAGCGGCAGTACTCGAAAAATTCATGGGACTCAAAATGGTGGAATGTGATATATTCTGTAATTTAGCAGGTGGTCTTTCTATCGATGAGCCTTCCTTGGATTTAGCGATTTGTACTTCTATTCTTTCGAGTTACATAGAAAAAACAGCCAAACAAGGCTATGCAGTTATAGGAGAAGTCGGACTTTCTGGTGAGGTAAGATCCGTTAGCCACATTAATATTCGATTAAAAGAACTTGCGGGAATAGGAATTAAACATTTAATTTTACCAAAAGGGAATATAAACGAAGTTCATCTGAAAGATGCAAAAATCGAACTTATAGGAATTGAAACAGTTCGAGAACTAGAAAAAATTTTCTGA
- a CDS encoding ribonuclease D gives MQQKHSTTKPKVFQTDLDEEFFEAYNQDTKLAIDCEMMGLNPRRDRLCLVQLCDSSNRFSLIQILPDQKQAPRLQKLFENPEITKIFHFARMDMVFLKAHLGIKLQNVFCTKIASKLGRTYTDRHGLKELIREFFDVNIDKKNQSSDWGKKNLSKEQLEYAAEDVRYLISLENQLTEILIREKRLDLAEKCFTFLPTLIELDYLELKDILEH, from the coding sequence ATGCAGCAAAAACATTCAACTACAAAACCAAAAGTTTTTCAAACCGATTTAGACGAGGAATTCTTCGAAGCCTATAACCAGGATACAAAACTAGCCATTGACTGTGAAATGATGGGACTAAATCCGAGAAGAGATAGGCTCTGCCTCGTCCAATTATGTGATTCTAGTAATCGATTCAGCCTAATTCAGATTCTGCCAGATCAAAAACAAGCCCCACGACTTCAAAAACTATTTGAAAATCCAGAAATAACTAAGATTTTCCACTTTGCTAGGATGGATATGGTTTTTCTAAAGGCCCACTTAGGAATTAAACTACAAAATGTATTTTGTACAAAGATTGCAAGTAAACTAGGAAGAACCTATACAGATAGACACGGACTAAAAGAACTAATCCGAGAATTTTTTGATGTAAACATTGATAAAAAAAATCAATCCAGTGATTGGGGGAAAAAAAATCTTTCCAAAGAACAATTAGAATATGCCGCAGAAGATGTACGTTATCTAATTTCTCTAGAAAATCAGCTTACTGAAATTTTAATTCGAGAAAAAAGATTGGACTTAGCAGAAAAATGTTTCACTTTTTTGCCTACGTTAATTGAGTTAGATTATCTAGAGCTTAAAGATATATTAGAACATTGA
- a CDS encoding alpha-galactosidase yields MNKATLKYKIFNKIFYSEFRKHSENRYLSQDNFFELRFTQKKDKSGVSVYSGSLSWIDHQRPSIGLFIMDLKIELGEISSISNLKVLQHGYQSWSFTSTYSSEEKDISPKLLKFLKYGQENIYSNHSEKLGNFISEGLLLVHSQTENKGFFVGVNEIGNQNTKFEIIWDKQRLVSLSIVYDFYCTPEFKINVPIELTAVKYEPFSDKHPEIILEEFGEELGKKYKVKPFVEDVPTGWCSWYYYYTNISEAIILSNLHEIKNRNLPIEFFQIDDGYQHEIGDWTIVNDKFPRGVRFLAEEIRKQDLKPGIWLAPFLIRKKSSFFTLYPEAILKDNKGNPVPAIWNPLWGLDYTYTLDVTHPKAIEFLETLFKTFTRDYGYNYLKLDFLFSASLPGVPYNKRLTPSERYRQALELIRKVVGKNTFLLGCGAPLIPSIGIFDGMRIGCDVTPFWYPQFSRKLLKDKHALSTEKGLINTINRNFMHRNWWLNDPDCLIVRKEKNKMNYDQTILMATIMAMSGGILLVSDNLVTIENDRVEILEKALKLSKLCQRKKSIPLGMFGNSFPRGFVNQAGFFGVWNPTEVDEWIELDIPIKLKVSDTVDYWTGEKIYSLEIDNTLKKIKVMLKPFQAIVIGFKN; encoded by the coding sequence ATGAATAAAGCCACTTTAAAATATAAAATTTTTAACAAAATATTTTACTCAGAGTTTCGAAAACACTCAGAAAATAGATACTTAAGCCAAGATAATTTTTTTGAATTACGATTTACCCAGAAAAAGGATAAATCGGGTGTATCTGTTTATTCGGGGAGTTTGTCATGGATTGACCACCAAAGACCTTCCATTGGGCTTTTTATAATGGATTTAAAAATTGAACTTGGTGAAATCAGTTCCATTTCTAACTTAAAAGTATTACAACATGGGTACCAATCTTGGAGTTTTACTAGTACGTATTCCTCTGAAGAAAAAGACATTTCGCCTAAACTTTTGAAATTTTTAAAATATGGGCAGGAAAATATATATTCAAATCATTCCGAAAAACTTGGAAATTTTATTAGTGAAGGTTTACTTCTTGTTCACTCCCAAACAGAAAATAAAGGATTTTTTGTCGGGGTAAATGAAATTGGAAACCAGAATACAAAATTTGAAATTATTTGGGATAAACAGCGATTAGTCTCTCTTTCTATTGTTTATGATTTTTATTGTACACCAGAATTTAAAATCAATGTACCGATTGAATTAACAGCAGTGAAATACGAACCTTTTTCTGATAAACATCCTGAAATCATTTTGGAAGAATTTGGTGAAGAGTTAGGAAAAAAATACAAAGTCAAACCATTTGTAGAAGATGTTCCGACGGGTTGGTGTTCGTGGTATTATTATTACACTAATATTTCGGAAGCAATTATTCTATCTAACCTACACGAAATAAAAAATCGAAATTTGCCTATTGAATTTTTTCAAATAGATGATGGATATCAACATGAAATAGGGGATTGGACAATAGTAAATGATAAATTTCCACGAGGGGTTCGTTTTCTTGCTGAAGAAATTAGAAAACAAGATCTAAAGCCGGGTATATGGCTTGCCCCATTTTTAATTCGAAAAAAGAGTTCTTTTTTTACTCTATACCCAGAAGCTATTTTAAAGGATAATAAGGGGAATCCTGTACCTGCGATTTGGAATCCACTTTGGGGTTTGGATTACACATATACTCTCGATGTAACACATCCTAAAGCAATAGAATTTTTGGAAACTCTATTTAAGACGTTTACCCGTGATTATGGTTATAATTATTTGAAGTTAGATTTTTTATTTTCTGCATCCTTACCCGGTGTTCCATACAATAAACGATTGACTCCGTCTGAAAGATATAGACAAGCACTTGAACTCATTCGTAAAGTAGTTGGAAAAAATACATTTTTACTTGGATGCGGGGCTCCTCTTATTCCTTCGATTGGAATTTTTGATGGAATGCGAATTGGATGTGATGTGACACCGTTCTGGTATCCACAATTTTCACGAAAACTTTTGAAAGATAAACATGCATTATCCACAGAGAAAGGATTGATCAATACGATTAACCGCAATTTTATGCATAGAAATTGGTGGCTAAATGATCCTGACTGTTTGATCGTAAGAAAAGAAAAAAATAAAATGAACTATGATCAGACTATTTTAATGGCTACGATTATGGCAATGAGCGGTGGAATTTTACTTGTGAGTGATAATTTAGTCACCATTGAAAATGATAGAGTTGAGATTTTAGAAAAAGCATTGAAACTAAGTAAACTTTGCCAAAGGAAAAAATCTATTCCCTTGGGAATGTTTGGAAATAGTTTTCCGCGTGGTTTTGTAAATCAAGCTGGATTTTTCGGAGTTTGGAATCCGACCGAAGTAGATGAATGGATTGAATTAGATATCCCAATTAAATTAAAAGTTTCCGATACAGTTGATTACTGGACGGGAGAAAAAATTTATAGTTTAGAAATAGATAATACCTTAAAAAAAATAAAAGTAATGTTAAAACCATTTCAAGCAATTGTGATTGGATTTAAAAATTAG
- a CDS encoding putative lipoprotein gives MKLSLSILLTSIFFVANCQILDSLGSISTSINGVSTSSNSISKLSDSVQSISGSLQSISGSSSGGGKKEAQLYRMDIRDLTAIYYKNGFNEDYNSDLAELAQKNGILNWESDPTTYRGIGEGLKKANVNSYEFKTFLNQIDPKKKELRTYLSEGYQSL, from the coding sequence ATGAAACTTTCCCTTTCGATATTACTTACGAGTATATTTTTTGTAGCCAATTGCCAGATTCTGGATTCACTTGGATCTATTTCTACTTCCATAAACGGAGTATCAACTTCTTCCAATTCCATTTCCAAATTGTCAGATTCTGTACAAAGTATTTCAGGATCTTTACAGTCTATTAGTGGTTCTAGCTCTGGCGGAGGAAAAAAGGAAGCACAATTGTATCGAATGGACATTAGAGATTTGACAGCAATTTATTATAAAAATGGATTTAACGAGGATTATAATTCTGATTTAGCAGAGTTAGCTCAAAAAAATGGAATTTTGAACTGGGAATCCGACCCAACTACTTATCGTGGTATCGGGGAAGGACTAAAGAAAGCGAATGTAAACTCTTACGAATTTAAAACATTCTTAAATCAAATCGACCCAAAGAAAAAAGAACTTCGCACCTATCTTAGTGAAGGATATCAATCCCTTTAA
- a CDS encoding YihA family ribosome biogenesis GTP-binding protein, translated as MRTGNFIIESTSFHSSHADWKKIPESPTMPQIAFCGRSNAGKSSLLNAILERKEIARVSATPGKTRLINYFLLNNHFFLVDLPGFGYAKASNQTRDDLIDIINGYLNHVQTLKMIFVLCDSARNLPEEEKNLIELAFEKGIKPILVRTKTDKLNQKEKARLKKETKFLEGEFPELIIFSSSTKTKTGILEMRNLFLELG; from the coding sequence ATGCGAACAGGAAATTTTATTATTGAATCAACTTCTTTTCACTCTTCCCATGCAGACTGGAAAAAAATTCCCGAAAGCCCAACCATGCCACAAATTGCATTTTGTGGTAGATCCAATGCAGGTAAATCAAGTTTACTCAATGCTATTTTAGAGAGAAAGGAAATTGCGCGTGTATCAGCTACTCCCGGTAAAACCCGACTTATTAACTATTTCCTTCTGAACAATCATTTTTTTTTAGTAGATCTTCCTGGTTTTGGATATGCAAAAGCATCTAACCAAACAAGAGACGATTTAATAGACATTATCAATGGGTATTTGAATCATGTTCAAACTCTTAAAATGATATTTGTATTGTGTGACAGTGCCAGAAACCTTCCAGAAGAAGAAAAAAATCTAATAGAATTGGCATTTGAAAAAGGAATAAAACCTATCTTGGTCAGAACTAAAACAGACAAATTAAATCAAAAAGAAAAAGCAAGACTCAAAAAAGAAACTAAATTTCTAGAAGGAGAATTTCCAGAACTAATCATTTTTTCTTCTTCAACAAAGACTAAAACTGGAATTTTAGAAATGAGAAATTTATTTTTAGAATTAGGATAG